The proteins below come from a single Aegilops tauschii subsp. strangulata cultivar AL8/78 chromosome 6, Aet v6.0, whole genome shotgun sequence genomic window:
- the LOC109766289 gene encoding E3 ubiquitin-protein ligase At1g63170, translating to MQSGMEQTTGVSGHEHVIDIPRDSGPSASASHSVGRENHEELNPVDRPSTRAATSALQPPAAIGPPHAENTSGTRRRDNYGRRHRSPLNSGLWISVEVIVNVSQIVAAIVVLSLSRKEHPQAPLFEWVIGYTVGCFATLPHLYWRYIHRNIVNGENEPAHSLQGSSQNNSTEPTPASVSERRRNAARNAVLANPRINALFDHFKMALDCFFAVWFVVGNVWIFGGRSSAVDAPNLYRLCIVFLTFSCIGYAMPFILCAMICCCLPCIISVMGFREDTNNTRGATSESINTLPTYKFKTKKRRHGSGNEAEGQEGGIVAAGTDKERSLSAEDAVCCICLAKYAHNEELRELPCTHCFHKECVDKWLKINALCPLCKAEIASSSGTSDTRHIDHTVPTQEIEMH from the exons ATGCAATCTGGAATGGAACAAACAACGGGGGTAAGTGGTCATGAACATGTAATTGATATTCCAAGGGATAGCGGTCCTTCGGCCTCGGCATCGCACAGTGTTGGTAGAGAGAACCATGAAGAGTTGAATCCTGTGGATAGGCCTTCAACAAGAGCTGCAACGTCTGCCTTGCAGCCACCAGCAGCAATAGGTCCTCCTCATGCAGAAAATACTTCAGGCACTAGGAGACGTGATAACTATGGTCGGCGACATAGGAGCCCTTTGAACTCTGGACTATGGATTTCTGTTGAAGTTATCGTTAATGTTAGCCAAATTGTTGCTGCCATTGTTGTGCTATCCCTGTCAAGGAAGGAACATCCACAAGCTCCATTGTTTGAGTGGGTCATAGGTTACACAGTCGGTTGTTTTGCCACTTTGCCACATCTTTACTGGCGCTATATACACCGTAATATTGTGAACGGTGAGAATGAGCCAGCACACTCACTTCAGGGCTCCTCGCAGAACAACTCGACTGAGCCCACTCCTGCAAGTGTATCAGAACGGCGAAGGAATGCTGCACGAAATGCAGTTCTGGCTAACCCAAG GATTAATGCACTTTTTGACCACTTCAAGATGGCCTTGGATTGTTTCTTTGCCGTGTGGTTTGTTGTAGGAAATGTGTGGATATTCGGTGGGCGTTCTTCGGCTGTTGATGCTCCAAACTTGTACAG GTTATGCATCGTGTTCCTCACCTTCAGCTGTATTGGGTATGCCATGCCTTTCATCCTCTGTGCAATGATATGCTGTTGTCTCCCCTGCATTATATCCGTCATGGGCTTCAGAGAAGACACAAACAATACAAGAGGGGCCACTTCGGAATCCATCAATACTTTGCCAACTTATAAATTCAAAACCAAGAAACGCCGCCATGGTTCAGGTAATGAAGCCGAAGGCCAAGAGGGAGGTATAGTGGCTGCAGGGACTGACAAGGAGCGATCGCTTTCTGCTGAAGATGCT GTTTGCTGCATCTGCCTTGCCAAGTATGCACACAACGAAGAGCTTCGTGAACTTCCCTGCACACACTGCTTCCACAAGGAATGTGTCGACAAATGGCTCAAGATAAATGCACTATGCCCTCTGTGCAAAGCCGAGATAGCAAGCTCATCTGGCACATCTGATACTCGCCACATCGACCATACAGTACCGACGCAGGAGATCGAAATGCATTAG